A genomic segment from Lutzomyia longipalpis isolate SR_M1_2022 chromosome 3, ASM2433408v1 encodes:
- the LOC129794053 gene encoding uncharacterized protein K02A2.6-like isoform X4, producing the protein MAEEEDQRGAVGGVRERVDRRPDVPARGENPKKILVKPPPPLELGANNKVAWESFINGFEWYAMAIELEDQPPKVQVAVFMSTIGSGVREIFNGFELSQAQQSNLKLIQERFAAYFAPSGNEIYESFKFNNLVQDEEECIDDFVTRVRTQASKCNFPAGSKSRLIRDRVIHGIRSTQMREEILKRTRLSLDETIAICKACEKAAEHSKEMAGTAGKVEVNAITKQKDVKKKHDSESPCDKCGLKHAYRNCPAYRKKCNKCDRIGHFAAMCKKSADSSGKQKSRGKIKQIEKELDSDSDSEGEKNVDALRIYAIKKGSKDQDDLWKCTMRVDHTSIVVNIDTGAQCNVITKKILSKLPKKDIEDSRVKRLITYDGGKINVIGRVKLDCVIRKKTVPLWFQVIQGDHGCVLDGKSAIKAGLIKRVNKINEDIFNGLGCLKDFVYDAKTVENPEFVIHPARVVPYKIAKEVKAEIKEMVKLGVIEPCHDATDAVSPMVVVKRNGKLRICADLTDVNKNVKRHHFPLTGIDDVAARISGNELDFTDGLLFKGDRIVVPSEERSNALKNIHAGHSGVQASLRRARESVYWPGMSSEVINMIEKCKVCEKNQKSNDKETVFMKRIPEVPFEIVASDLFEFKGKQYVLIVDSYSGYYDFKLLKSTTSAAVIKFMKEKFSDFGIPMEVHSDGGPQYSSREFKVFAKEWGFKHIISSPYFARSNGLAERYVQTAKNLLKRCSQDQQDVRMALLMQRNTPGAELRAPVERLMSRKTRNPLSTTMNSLAPKTVKKNTQNLKEVREKQKMYADRNAKELDQLPVGSKVRVQERDKSWTSGKVVDRVSDRSYNVELDDGRTVRRNRHFLHKTKAENLSSPIANSPGDIQLPPDATSSSEDVVDSNSNIDQQPPTPQHPTEQSTSAATSHTQVNPVSESTRPVVITRSGRISRPPERLGY; encoded by the exons ATGGCTGAGGAGGAAGATCAACGCGGTGCCGTTGGAGGTGTTAGAGAGCGTGTGGATAGAAGACCAGATGTGCCAGCACGGGGAGaaaatccaaagaaaattttggtgAAGCCTCCGCCGCCATTGGAATTGGGCGCGAACAATAAAGTTGCGTGGGAGTCTTTTATCAATGGATTTGAGTGGTATGCCATGGCAATAGAGCTGGAGGATCAGCCACCAAAGGTCCAGGTAGCTGTCTTTATGAGTACAATTGGCAGTGGAGTGAGGGAGATCTTCAACGGATTTGAGCTTTCCCAGGCACAGCaatctaacctcaaacttatTCAGGAACGATTTGCTGCGTATTTTGCACCAAGTGGAAACGAGATTTATGAAtcgtttaaattcaataatttggTGCAAGATGAGGAGGAGTGCATTGATGATTTTGTAACCAGAGTGAGAACACAAGCTTCAAAGTGCAATTTCCCAGCCGGAAGCAAGTCTCGATTGATCCGTGACAGGGTGATTCACGGAATACGCTCGACGCAAATGAGGGAAGAAATACTGAAGAGGACGAGGCTATCATTGGATGAGACAATAGCCATTTGCAAAGCATGTGAGAAGGCAGCTGAGCATTCGAAGGAAATGGCTGGTACTGCAGGAAAAGTGGAAGTCAATGCAATCACGAAGCAGAAGgatgtgaagaaaaagcaCGATTCTGAATCTCCCTGTGACAAGTGTGGTTTGAAACACGCGTACAGAAATTGCCCAGCGTATAGAAAGAAGTGCAATAAATGTGATCGCATTGGACATTTCGCGGCTATGTGCAAGAAGTCAGCTGATTCATCCGGAAAGCAAAAGTCTCGAGggaaaattaagcaaattgaGAAGGAGTTGGACAGTGACAGTGATTCCGAAGGTGAAAAGAATGTGGATGCGCTGCGCATTTATGCCATCAAGAAAGGAAGTAAGGATCAGGATGATCTGTGGAAATGTACTATGCGGGTGGATCACACATCGATAGTGGTCAATATTGATACAGGGGCTCAGTGTAATGTGATtacgaagaaaattttgtcaaAGCTCCCAAAGAAAGACATTGAAGATTCGCGAGTGAAACGATTGATTACGTACGatggtggaaaaatcaatGTGATTGGGCGAGTGAAGCTTGACTGTGTTATTCGCAAGAAAACAGTGCCACTGTGGTTTCAAGTCATACAGGGTGATCATGGTTGTGTGTTGGATGGGAAGTCCGCAATCAAGGCAGGATTGATTAAGAGGGTGAACAAGATCAATGAAGACATTTTCAATGGATTGGGCTGCCTAAAAGATTTTGTTTACGACGCGAAAACTGTGGAGAATCCCGAATTTGTGATTCATCCGGCGCGCGTAGTTCCGTATAAGATTGCCAAAGAAGTCAAAGCCGAGATTAAGGAAATGGTTAAGTTGGGGGTAATTGAGCCATGCCATGACGCAACGGATGCAGTTTCACCAATGGTAGTGGTGAAGAGAAATGGCAAACTGCGAATTTGTGCCGATCTTACGGATGTCAACAAGAATGTTAAGCGTCACCATTTTCCGCTTACGGGCATTGACGATGTAGCAGCAAGGATCTCTGGCA ATGAACTGGACTTTACTGATGGGCTGCTATTCAAAGGAGACAGGATCGTTGTGCCAAGCGAGGAGCGGTCTAATGCGCTGAAGAACATTCACGCCGGACATTCAGGAGTTCAGGCATCTTTGAGACGCGCAAGAGAAAGTGTATACTGGCCTGGTATGTCTTCTGAGGTGATCAACATGATTGAAAAGTGCAAAGTCTGtgaaaagaatcaaaaatCAAACGACAAGGAAACAGTCTTTATGAAGAGGATCCCAGAAGTTCCATTTGAAATTGTCGCCTCCGATCTATTTGAGTTCAAAGGAAAGCAGTATGTGCTGATTGTAGACTCTTACAGCGGTTATTACGATTTTAAACTCCTGAAATCTACCACAAGTGCAGCCGTTATCAAGTtcatgaaggaaaaattttcagacTTCGGCATTCCCATGGAGGTACACAGTGACGGTGGGCCTCAGTACAGCTCTCGGGAGTTCAAAGTATTTGCAAAAGAGTGGGGCTTCAAGCACATCATTTCCAGCCCATACTTTGCAAGGTCCAATGGCTTAGCAGAGAGATATGTCCAGACTGCGAAAAATCTGCTTAAGAGGTGTTCTCAGGATCAGCAAGACGTGAGAATGGCGCTTCTAATGCAACGAAATACCCCAGGAGCAGAGCTAAGGGCTCCAGTAGAAAGGTTGATGAGCAGGAAGACAAGAAATCCGCTGTCAACGACAATGAATTCTCTGGCTCCTAAGACGGTGAagaaaaatacacaaaacttGAAGGAAGTTCGTGAGAAGCAGAAGATGTACGCCGACAGAAATGCCAAGGAGTTAGATCAACTGCCAGTTGGATCAAAAGTGCGCGTTCAGGAAAGAGACAAGTCTTGGACTTCAGGAAAGGTCGTTGATCGGGTGTCCGACAGATCATACAATGTGGAGTTAGATGATGGTCGAACAGTCCGAAGGAATAGGCATTTCCTTCATAAGACCAAAGCGGAGAACCTTTCATCACCGATTGCCAACTCACCAGGCGACATTCAGCTTCCCCCGGATGCAACAAGCAGCTCAGAGGATGTGGTTGACTCGAACTCAAATATAGATCAACAACCACCTACTCCACAACATCCAACAGAACAATCTACATCTGCTGCTACCAGTCATACACAGGTGAATCCAGTGTCAGAATCAACAAGGCCTGTAGTAATCACCCGATCCGGAAGAATCTCAAGGCCACCAGAGCGTCTCGGCtactaa
- the LOC129794053 gene encoding uncharacterized protein K02A2.6-like isoform X3, with translation MAEEEDQRGAVGGVRERVDRRPDVPARGENPKKILVKPPPPLELGANNKVAWESFINGFEWYAMAIELEDQPPKVQVAVFMSTIGSGVREIFNGFELSQAQQSNLKLIQERFAAYFAPSGNEIYESFKFNNLVQDEEECIDDFVTRVRTQASKCNFPAGSKSRLIRDRVIHGIRSTQMREEILKRTRLSLDETIAICKACEKAAEHSKEMAGTAGKVEVNAITKQKDVKKKHDSESPCDKCGLKHAYRNCPAYRKKCNKCDRIGHFAAMCKKSADSSGKQKSRGKIKQIEKELDSDSDSEGEKNVDALRIYAIKKGSKDQDDLWKCTMRVDHTSIVVNIDTGAQCNVITKKILSKLPKKDIEDSRVKRLITYDGGKINVIGRVKLDCVIRKKTVPLWFQVIQGDHGCVLDGKSAIKAGLIKRVNKINEDIFNGLGCLKDFVYDAKTVENPEFVIHPARVVPYKIAKEVKAEIKEMVKLGVIEPCHDATDAVSPMVVVKRNGKLRICADLTDVNKNVKRHHFPLTGIDDVAARISGSKYFTILDCKKGFWQVRLSERTSKLCTFATPWGRYSYLRLPFGLVSAPELFQQIMTSLLGGIKGVEISMDDILIHASTEDKLAELTKTVIDILFKNGMKLNKSKCEFNKTSLMFLGHRLTADGMMPDESKLQAIDLIERPKDKKALQRFLGCINYVGKFVRNLSNLTAPLRELMRKEVAWDWTVTHDRAFAALKDALKSPPVLAFYDVNKPVTLSVDSSSYAFGAVLLQDGRPIAYATKALTDTQRDWPQINKEAGAIRFACRKFHNYIWGQEITVESDHKPLEAICAKPLAQAPLRLRKILYEVKEYNVKVKYVKGTEIPLADTLSRDCRAIPSKNDEENSDELEVNLMTCLSEDAESRYKVALSRDSVLTQVIKFVQKGWPNSSNEVPKCIRHFFSFRDELDFTDGLLFKGDRIVVPSEERSNALKNIHAGHSGVQASLRRARESVYWPGMSSEVINMIEKCKVCEKNQKSNDKETVFMKRIPEVPFEIVASDLFEFKGKQYVLIVDSYSGYYDFKLLKSTTSAAVIKFMKEKFSDFGIPMEVHSDGGPQYSSREFKVFAKEWGFKHIISSPYFARSNGLAERYVQTAKNLLKRCSQDQQDVRMALLMQRNTPGAELRAPVERLMSRKTRNPLSTTMNSLAPKTVKKNTQNLKEVREKQKMYADRNAKELDQLPVGSKVRVQERDKSWTSGKVVDRVSDRSYNVELDDGRTVRRNRHFLHKTKAENLSSPIANSPGDIQLPPDATSSSEDVVDSNSNIDQQPPTPQHPTEQSTSAATSHTQLLLYRDLHTASM, from the exons ATGGCTGAGGAGGAAGATCAACGCGGTGCCGTTGGAGGTGTTAGAGAGCGTGTGGATAGAAGACCAGATGTGCCAGCACGGGGAGaaaatccaaagaaaattttggtgAAGCCTCCGCCGCCATTGGAATTGGGCGCGAACAATAAAGTTGCGTGGGAGTCTTTTATCAATGGATTTGAGTGGTATGCCATGGCAATAGAGCTGGAGGATCAGCCACCAAAGGTCCAGGTAGCTGTCTTTATGAGTACAATTGGCAGTGGAGTGAGGGAGATCTTCAACGGATTTGAGCTTTCCCAGGCACAGCaatctaacctcaaacttatTCAGGAACGATTTGCTGCGTATTTTGCACCAAGTGGAAACGAGATTTATGAAtcgtttaaattcaataatttggTGCAAGATGAGGAGGAGTGCATTGATGATTTTGTAACCAGAGTGAGAACACAAGCTTCAAAGTGCAATTTCCCAGCCGGAAGCAAGTCTCGATTGATCCGTGACAGGGTGATTCACGGAATACGCTCGACGCAAATGAGGGAAGAAATACTGAAGAGGACGAGGCTATCATTGGATGAGACAATAGCCATTTGCAAAGCATGTGAGAAGGCAGCTGAGCATTCGAAGGAAATGGCTGGTACTGCAGGAAAAGTGGAAGTCAATGCAATCACGAAGCAGAAGgatgtgaagaaaaagcaCGATTCTGAATCTCCCTGTGACAAGTGTGGTTTGAAACACGCGTACAGAAATTGCCCAGCGTATAGAAAGAAGTGCAATAAATGTGATCGCATTGGACATTTCGCGGCTATGTGCAAGAAGTCAGCTGATTCATCCGGAAAGCAAAAGTCTCGAGggaaaattaagcaaattgaGAAGGAGTTGGACAGTGACAGTGATTCCGAAGGTGAAAAGAATGTGGATGCGCTGCGCATTTATGCCATCAAGAAAGGAAGTAAGGATCAGGATGATCTGTGGAAATGTACTATGCGGGTGGATCACACATCGATAGTGGTCAATATTGATACAGGGGCTCAGTGTAATGTGATtacgaagaaaattttgtcaaAGCTCCCAAAGAAAGACATTGAAGATTCGCGAGTGAAACGATTGATTACGTACGatggtggaaaaatcaatGTGATTGGGCGAGTGAAGCTTGACTGTGTTATTCGCAAGAAAACAGTGCCACTGTGGTTTCAAGTCATACAGGGTGATCATGGTTGTGTGTTGGATGGGAAGTCCGCAATCAAGGCAGGATTGATTAAGAGGGTGAACAAGATCAATGAAGACATTTTCAATGGATTGGGCTGCCTAAAAGATTTTGTTTACGACGCGAAAACTGTGGAGAATCCCGAATTTGTGATTCATCCGGCGCGCGTAGTTCCGTATAAGATTGCCAAAGAAGTCAAAGCCGAGATTAAGGAAATGGTTAAGTTGGGGGTAATTGAGCCATGCCATGACGCAACGGATGCAGTTTCACCAATGGTAGTGGTGAAGAGAAATGGCAAACTGCGAATTTGTGCCGATCTTACGGATGTCAACAAGAATGTTAAGCGTCACCATTTTCCGCTTACGGGCATTGACGATGTAGCAGCAAGGATCTCTGGCAGTAAGTACTTTACCATTCTTGATTGCAAAAAGGGTTTTTGGCAGGTCCGCCTTTCTGAACGAACATCAAAGCTTTGTACATTTGCGACTCCCTGGGGCCGTTATTCTTATCTTCGTCTTCCCTTTGGATTGGTATCCGCCCCTGaactttttcaacaaattatgACTAGCTTGCTTGGGGGGATCAAGGGGGTTGAAATATCAATGGATGATATATTGATTCATGCTTCTACTGAGGACAAGTTGGCCGAGTTGACAAAGACAGTTATCgatattcttttcaaaaatggcATGAAACTCAATAAGAGCAAGTGTGAGTTCAACAAGACATCGCTTATGTTCTTGGGTCACCGTCTGACCGCTGATGGAATGATGCCCGATGAGAGCAAACTTCAGGCCATAGATCTTATTGAGCGCCCTAAGGATAAGAAAGCTCTTCAACGTTTCCTAGGGTGTATTAATTATGTGGGCAAATTCGTACGAAATCTCTCAAACTTGACGGCACCCCTTAGAGAATTGATGAGAAAAGAAGTTGCATGGGACTGGACTGTAACTCATGACAGAGCATTTGCTGCTCTCAAGGATGCACTGAAATCGCCCCCAGTACTTGCTTTTTATGATGTGAACAAGCCAGTAACGCTTTCAGTGGATAGCTCTTCGTATGCCTTCGGTGCGGTCCTACTGCAAGACGGCCGGCCGATTGCTTATGCCACCAAGGCGTTGACTGACACACAGAGAGACTGGCCTCAAATTAACAAAGAAGCAGGAGCCATACGTTTTGCGTGTAGAAAATTTCACAACTACATTTGGGGTCAAGAGATCACCGTGGAATCTGACCACAAGCCACTAGAAGCGATCTGTGCTAAACCGTTGGCACAAGCTCCCCTAAGATTGAGGAAGATCCTATATGAAGTGAAGGAATACAACGTGAAAGTGAAATACGTCAAGGGCACCGAAATCCCATTGGCAGATACCCTCAGCAGGGATTGTCGTGCGATTCCCTCAAAGAACGATGAAGAGAATAGCGATGAACTGGAGGTCAATCTTATGACTTGTCTCTCAGAAGATGCAGAAAGCAGATACAAAGTTGCCCTTTCGCGCGATTCCGTACTTACCCAGGTGATAAAGTTCGTTCAGAAAGGTTGGCCGAATAGCAGTAATGAAGTACCTAAATGTATTcgtcattttttctcatttcgaGATGAACTGGACTTTACTGATGGGCTGCTATTCAAAGGAGACAGGATCGTTGTGCCAAGCGAGGAGCGGTCTAATGCGCTGAAGAACATTCACGCCGGACATTCAGGAGTTCAGGCATCTTTGAGACGCGCAAGAGAAAGTGTATACTGGCCTGGTATGTCTTCTGAGGTGATCAACATGATTGAAAAGTGCAAAGTCTGtgaaaagaatcaaaaatCAAACGACAAGGAAACAGTCTTTATGAAGAGGATCCCAGAAGTTCCATTTGAAATTGTCGCCTCCGATCTATTTGAGTTCAAAGGAAAGCAGTATGTGCTGATTGTAGACTCTTACAGCGGTTATTACGATTTTAAACTCCTGAAATCTACCACAAGTGCAGCCGTTATCAAGTtcatgaaggaaaaattttcagacTTCGGCATTCCCATGGAGGTACACAGTGACGGTGGGCCTCAGTACAGCTCTCGGGAGTTCAAAGTATTTGCAAAAGAGTGGGGCTTCAAGCACATCATTTCCAGCCCATACTTTGCAAGGTCCAATGGCTTAGCAGAGAGATATGTCCAGACTGCGAAAAATCTGCTTAAGAGGTGTTCTCAGGATCAGCAAGACGTGAGAATGGCGCTTCTAATGCAACGAAATACCCCAGGAGCAGAGCTAAGGGCTCCAGTAGAAAGGTTGATGAGCAGGAAGACAAGAAATCCGCTGTCAACGACAATGAATTCTCTGGCTCCTAAGACGGTGAagaaaaatacacaaaacttGAAGGAAGTTCGTGAGAAGCAGAAGATGTACGCCGACAGAAATGCCAAGGAGTTAGATCAACTGCCAGTTGGATCAAAAGTGCGCGTTCAGGAAAGAGACAAGTCTTGGACTTCAGGAAAGGTCGTTGATCGGGTGTCCGACAGATCATACAATGTGGAGTTAGATGATGGTCGAACAGTCCGAAGGAATAGGCATTTCCTTCATAAGACCAAAGCGGAGAACCTTTCATCACCGATTGCCAACTCACCAGGCGACATTCAGCTTCCCCCGGATGCAACAAGCAGCTCAGAGGATGTGGTTGACTCGAACTCAAATATAGATCAACAACCACCTACTCCACAACATCCAACAGAACAATCTACATCTGCTGCTACCAGTCATACACAG CTATTACTCTATAGAGATCTACATACGGCCTCTATGTAA